The Girardinichthys multiradiatus isolate DD_20200921_A chromosome 21, DD_fGirMul_XY1, whole genome shotgun sequence genomic sequence ttttatctctgcagGATGTCTTTGTATTCACTTCCTTACCTCTGCTAACATTTGCAAAGGGTCCTTCCACATCTATTAAACTGTGTGCAAACTCAGGTCCTCTGAATGTCTGTTGCAGCTGCATCATGCTACCCATAGAGGGCTCACTTCCCAGCACACCACCAGTCCAGTATTCACACTGAGTTCCTACAGCTGTggaatacaaaataaagtatGTGGATCTAAACTGGAGTATAGACAAAAAAGACCTGGTTCCTCATGTGAACAGATATTTGCATCTTACCCGTCACAGTGGTTTGGTTATCATCTGAGTCAGAGTCATTGGGACCAAAAATGTGGATACCCTGAGTCTGCAACTGCTGCAATTTGGCCTCGAGATCCCTCTTTGCACGCAGCAGATCTTGTATCTCTTTCTCTTTTGTCTCACGGAAAATCTAAATGTAAGTTAATACCAAGTTAAAAGTTATTAGGCTCAATTTGTTCAACATAAAGGAAACCCAAGATTAGGTTGACTCAACTagaacaaaattaaactaaaacttgCAGTCAAAAATacaatgcaaataaaatatatttggtgCATCTTACCTTAAACTGCCGTTTTACTTTGTCCCTGTCATGCTCAAAAGTGGCAGCCCTCTCCATAGCTTGGTACTTCGCCTCAAGAGCAGCCTCTTTCTCTCTGAGAATCTTCTGGTAGGTTTTCTGAAGAGCCTGTTAAACCCCAGCAGAACAGTTTAAACAGCCCCCTTCCTACATGTACAGgattgtaaaaagtattttccccAAGAGATTtcgtcttttttttatttatttatttttttttgcctttatgaaagtctgaaatgtttcagatcataaaaaaaaaaaattatactgaacaaagacaacctgagtaaacCTAAAACTCACTTTTTCAATgatggtttcatttattaagagaaaaaaggTATTCAAATCATCCCGGCCCCATGTGAAGATATATCACCAACCCTGTTAATCAGCCTCAGTCATGCAggatccaaaaaaaaaaaaaaaattacaaatcttGTCTAACATCAAGTAGACTAAACAGTGAGATACAATATCcacaaacatgaaaacatggaacagcgaTTAAACTTCCCAGGACTGGCAGGTCTACCAAACTTactccaggaggtcacaaaagaacccaggaCACTGTATCTACAGCACCGCAGTCCAGGTTGGTGTTCATTattcaatgagaaaaaaatgggTAAAAATGGCATCAATGGGAGACTTCCAAGGACCAAACTACTGCTgaccaaataaaacacaaaggacTGTCTCACATTTGCTAAAATGACTTTCGGAGGGATTCTGTGAAATGACTACAGGACAtaggaactttttggaaggtgtgttaCCTGTTATACCTGGTATAAAACTAAGCAAGCATTTCAGGAAACTGACATAAACCCACAGTCAAAAACAGTGGTGACACTATGATAATCTGGGACTGGTTTGCAACAGGTCCAGGACGACTTGCTGTAATTAACAGAACCATGAACTCTGCGCTCCAAcataaaatcctgaaggagaatgttcgGCCATCAGTTTGTATCTTTAGGTCCAAACGCACCAGCTGGGCAATGCAGCAGGCCAGTGATCCGAATTACACTAGCAAGCCCATTTCTACATGGGTGGCACAACCAGCTATGAGGTTTAGGGGACACTTACTTTTTCATATAGGGCAGGTTGTTTTCTTCATAGCTCTATTCCCTCAATCAGTAAACCCATCTTTTGAAAATTGCAGTTTGCATTTAGTCAGGTTATGCATGATCGTctgatgattttaaacatttaaggtGTGACaagaaacaaattaaatctgTAGGAGGTCGAATACTACTACTACATCGAATATTACAAAGCAGCCCCTCCATTTACCTGCAACTCAGCTCTTAGCCTCTTGTTCTCCTCGTCCAGCTTGGCCTCCTTCTTCTGCATGGATGTGATCTCGTTATTCTTGCTGACGCGAAAGATTTCATACTCCTTACGGAGTCTCTCATACTCCGCTGCATACTCCAGATCCACGGACCCCGTGGATTTGAAACTGGCCCCGATAACCCGAGGTCCGCGGCGGAAGGAGCTGCGAAGGAGTCGGGCTTTGGGCTTAACCTCAACGGGTATCTCACAGGCTTCCCCTCTCTCACCGCCATATCCATCCTCAATCACCTCTCCTGGGCTGACCAAAGAGGATGCGGTGCCCATAATGGCGAAGATTGAAGATATTAGCCTTTTCTAATGAGCATAGCTGCTACTGCGCGATGGAAAACAGGACGCGGagggacatttttatttctaccGAGACTAAAACGGCTGTGATGTTATTTTCATTACATTACCACACAGCTACAGCTACAAAAATAAACGTATTTACGTAGTTGTGACAAGCAACAAAAATGTGATCAAACGCTAGCTAATATAGCAATGTTTGAGTAATTCAACACGAATAAAATACGAAAAGACACGTTTAATAACGCAACGTGGCCGTTCAACAAACTACCTGATACTGTCAAAGGCTAAAAACACTAAAGCTGTGACAAACCCACTTCGGTAAACATTTTTGTTCCCAAATTGTAACCTCTGGAACTTCGAGTCCAGAAGAAAACTTGTGAAGCTAGGTTAAAGAAACAGGCACATAACGGTCCGCTCCCTTTTTCACAGCTTCTTCCTGGCTGCCTTGGTAACAAGCTCAAAATACGGAAGCCCTAAAAAGTCAAAAAAGGTAAcatttgagttttatttgtttgagtttAACCCACTCACTGGTGGGCTGTAATTCGTTCTATTGAACCCACAGATTTAATAAATCATATAACGTTTACAATGCTTTGTAAACCTGCATATACCAtctgaacatttccacattttgtgacaCTACAGTAAATGTAGGgcataaatgtgaaataaaaggaaagGGATACACagttttttaaacttattttttcaAGATGTACCTATAATGTTCGGAGCGCATATGTAttcagctcaagctcagtcatatTGGATGGATAGCGTCTGTAGACGGTGGCAGCAGTTGCATGAATGGTGTCGCAGGTAAACCCCTTCTTCTGCACCCCATTTAAATCCACTACCAACCCAAAAGGCTTCCACACAAGCAAAAATGGGtaaatgtgaaatgttcaaggggtatgaatatctTTGCAAGCCATTGTATACTCATTTCAAATACGTTAGAAATACTTACATTTACAGTGGTGTGAagaagtatttgccccctttctgatttctttttttttttttttttttgcttgtttgttgcactaaagtgtttcagatcatcaaaaaattttaaatattcctGTCCTGTGATGTGACTTTTGTGTCAGATGTAAtgggacacacaccttccacaaagttaaacttttgtctcatcagtccacagagtattttccaaaaagtcttggggatcatcaagatattTTCTGGAAAAATATAGACGAGCCTTAATGTTCCTtttgctcagcagtggtttttgtCTTGGAGCTCTGGCATgcaggccatttttgcccagtctctttcttatggAGGAGACAgaaactctgaccttaactaagGCCAATGAGGCCTGCAGTTCTTGGGATGTTGTGGGGGGGTCTTTTGTGGTTTCTCGGATGAGTCGTCGCTGCGCTCTTGGGGTAATTTTGGTTGGCCAGTCAcccctgggaaggttcaccactgttgcatgttttgtaatttgtgaataatggctctcactgtggttcacggAATccccaaagctttagaaatggctttataaCCTTTTACAGACCGATAGATCTCAATTACTTTGTTTCCCATTTGTTCCTTAATTTCTTTGATTCTCAGCATGTTGTCTAGTTTTTGACAAAGTTTTGGTCTACCTCCCTTTGTCAGGCAGGTCCTATTTAAGTGATTAGTTGATTGAGATCATATGTTGCAGTAGTCAGGCCTTGATTTGGTTAGAGAAGGTGAACTCAGGTGTGATAAACCAGCAGTGTTTTAACCTGGGTGGTGGGGGGGGGCATGTAGGTttagtttaataataaaaacctttatttaaaaactgaattatctgtttacttttgttgtctttgtctggtgtttaaatttgtttcatgatctgaaacacttaagTGTGTCAAGCACTACTGTAGATGAGTTATGTTTTTATCAATAAGGAAAACGTTACACTAGCTGCCCGAAACTAATAGAGGATTTTTAGTTCCTCATTTTGGTTTCTGTTAAAATTGTCTTTAAAGAAACGTCTCTGAAATAGAATTCTGACTGTTTCCGTTTGATGTTTAGAGCTTTTTATAGCACACAGGGTAAAAAATAAGTCACTTTTTAACCGCTGTTATcagtaaacaaaatgaatttgcATTGCAATATGTCGTATAATTTTTGACACTGTTAATCCTCTTCATTATACGTTTCAAGTCAATCTGGTCTGCTAAGCTGACAGATAGTGACCCATTCTTGTCCACTGGACAAATTAATCACATTTATTAGCTTTTGTTTTGCCACCACCTTTCTTAAAAAAGGATATCTCACTATTGGTATGACACAGGTCTCAACACTCACCTTTGCAGAGCACTCAAAAGAAGACAGACATGCAACTAAAAATTATGCAGAACGCATTTCATTCTAGTGTAAAATTCTTAGCAGCAGTGTCCTTCCATGAAAGATAAATTTGATGCAAAGTGTGGATGTctgcatgcttttttttttttagaggtaACCATTGGTAACCAATCGCTGCCTCTCCTGCTTCACAGCTTTACCAGTTCTTACATGACTGTCCTAAATGAAAGAATATTtttcagtggaaaaaaataaagcaaaatttttttcttctaacttTCTAAAGTCatgtaatatttgttttaaaaagcacagaTAAAACCACGCAGGTTGGACTAAACGGCTGTACACAGGTGAAGCAAATCAGAACACATATTACCAAAATGGAAaggtaaaaaagtttaaatattaagtaatctaaaaacataaaaaaaccttACAATATATGATCAATTGCAGTTTAAAAGACAGGATAAGCACAACAGGGTTACATTAGGGTGATGTTGAAGAACCCCCCCAAGGGGTGTTCTGCGTGTtggtttattcaccgtaagctgaaagagttcacaagacattagaataaatcacacggaaacagctgtatgttattcaagtacctggaccagggaagctctctGTCATGTGATCacaacacacaccgagacgacttcggagcttTTCACTGGGCAcatggcttttattaaaacacatgaaaatgaacagcgcccctgtttacagttttttcacacatatgGTTACGTACACACAttttcctgcctaccatattaggacatgttcctgtctcccagcacctgcactctgcttttctgctgatatgagaagggagtgcTTGGCCCGTTAATCTTTTTCACATCCTCTCCCtacagttcttcagtattttctgcttcatcacactcaaggccaagtttgtgcaacaacacttctgcaggccacaatgtcttatactaacacaggttatacattttatttcccacactgttcatgaacataataataacacactggttatgaacataataattaatgcacacacataatatatctccacagtgTCAAACTCCACTACAAATGAATACCAATGAAAACTGATGGGTTGCCGGGTGTCTTTGAAACTGTCTATTGTCTGAGCATTTTTTCATCTGCACTGGAAAGCTTTTCCACAGAATGGATCTGACCAATGTAAAAGCTCAGTCACCCCTGGTCTTTCGTTAGGTTTGAGGATCATGCAAATGCATTGTTTTAGTAGACATAAGGCCTCTTGCTGGAGTATGATGGTGTAAGAAttgctttaaataaattagGGCCAGGCCATGTAGGCTTTATAGACAAATTGTGTCCTTTAATCTGGACAGGGAAGCTCCTCTGTGTCAGATATGACCGGACCCACAGAAGCACTCTTTAATGCCTACACATTGTTTGAATCTTGACAGTAGAAAGTGACAAAACAACATGTCAGAGGCAGCACCAAGGTTTAAAAGGAAAAGTACAACAGATTCTGAGTCTCTTTGAATTCAGTTAAACGACATCCAATCACTCTGGATGATAATCTAACAACAATAGGAATTGTCTtaataaaacaagaatgcaAAATTTGCAAAACACAAATTTCTGTGCCACTGCAAAAAAATTTCCATGACTttacatttctatttttaacaTTATGTCCGGCACAGCTCtaaattaaaagaattttcTTCGCTCCATTAGATTATCAGCAGACTGATTACAGCACAGCATTGGTGCTGTCCTTCAAGTAGCATATTTACAGATGCTAACCAagaaattgtgtaaaaaaaaaaccaaaagagtataaatataaatgttaaacaCATTCAGTGGGTCATGTTGTTTTGTAGTTATTTTTAGTCTCCAAGTTTGGTTAAAACCTGTAATTTCAGCTACTTCCCCTAAAATTAATTGGCTGTGGCTATATTCCCTTTTCCTTGCTTCAGCATACCTgatatttcattttgaaatcgttttgagtttttgatttaattttgttatttcatttttctttgcttgaCAAAGCTCTGCATTGAAAATTGTCGCAGGATAGTGTTctcttaatgtttatttttatgcctatttttataataataaaaagaatatgGGCAGCTGTGCCAAAATATAGAATATCGCAAATGTGGTTTTCCAGCAATAATAAAGCAATCCACTTTATTATTCATAAAATATTGGTTTTCTAAATGAATTACTGGTCATAACCTTCTGAAACCCACAAGAAAGCATAATTGGTTGAGAAAgtaaacacttttttctgttgaAAATCAAAGCATTTATATTTAAGTTAGGCAATATTGGATATTTAAACAAATACCGTGTGgtttagaaaaataacatcTAATGGCAATCAAAACTGGGAGGTTTTGTTTTAGTACTTGCCATGCATGAGTCATTTTTATTGGTTCATGCTGTTATTCTGCAACAGTGGTATTGTAGCTCTTTTCATCAGCACCAACATCGGACACAGGTCAATTCTTTGATACGGGCGTTTATTCACAGGCATATTTTCATGAAGCTTTAGCAGGACATAACTTTACATCTTCTTGCTATCCTCGTCATGATGCCATAACATCATAAGGACATCACCACATTTACGAAGTATGAAATGGAAATAtgtcttcatttattcaaagaaTGTATTAAATTAACTAATGcactataaataatttaaaaacattcacagGTATCATGTCTTAGATGAGTTTCATGTCAATGACAAATatccaaaaaattaaaaccacttgaaaatgattcatggtttctcaaaccttttataaattaaaacctaaaaagttTGAATTCAgtcttgttttctcttttaccaaaaataaaatccagtccaaaTAGTTGCCTTCAAAAGACAGCTAATTAATAAGTAGAGTCTGCCgatgtataatttaatctcagtataaatgcagctgttcgatgaaggcctcagatatttgtcaaagaacattattgaacaaacaccaaagaccaaggaacacagaagacaagtcagggataaagttgtgggtaggtttaaagcagagttgggttaaaaaaaacaatatcccaggtcttgaacatctcacagagagcTGTTCAAAACATCACCCGACATAGGAACTGCAAATTTGTGAAGACATGGCTGTTCAGCCAAACTAAGATACCAGCCACAGCAAAcaggtggaagaaggtgctctgtcaAATGAGATCaaactggacatttttgacCTACCTGcatgtgtggtagaaaactgcccaatgcagctgtaattgcagaaaaGGTGGTTCTGTTACATTTCTCATGGGGCTGAAGACAAGAGATTTgcccacttttcagatttttattactataataataatgaaagccATGCATCCTTTCATTCCATttcataattattattttgtttgtctaaaacctaaaattccaaaaaaaaaatatttagctgtTGCTATAAGACAATATAGAAAACTGCAAGTGCAAATAATGCataacaaatattaaataaaaatctctaaATCCTTTAAATGTGCAACAATAAGACAGTCATTCAGAGACTTTAAACTGATAGATCACATCTCCTAGTTTTACAAAACAGATGAAGAAATGTATTCCTGTACATTTTGTTCAAGAAGAAATACATTACAGGATCCAATACACCGCTGATGCAGGTCAGTGCAGATGTGATCTGATTGGCTCTTTTCAATGACTCCATGCTTCCACCTATACGTTGAGCGTATATTATCCTGCAAATGTGATATGGAACAAATGCAAACAAGAAGTTCATCACTACAAGTATGATCATTTTCACAGCTTTGTCTTTTACCGGACGctcttcttgttgtttcaggTTTCTCAGTTTCAAGAGAATCACTACATAGGTGATAACTATGGTAGAGAAGGGAATTAGAAAAGCAACCATGGTGGAGATCAAAGCTTTGGATGATGTTCTTTCAAGGTACAGCATGCTGCAGTTGTTAGCGGAGTTGTCCTGGTTCTTTTTTGAGAAAAGTGATGGAATCATAGACACAATAACCATCACCCACAGTATGGCCACACTTATATTTGCATACAAAGGCTTCCTTACAAACTGGGACCTTAAAGGTAAAATTACAGCCAGCAATCTGTCCAGGCTGATGAAACTCATCAGGTAGAGGCTACAGTACATGTTAAGGTAAAAAAGAAAGCCTGACAGCTGACAGAGGATGTTCCCAAAGGGCCAGTGGTTGTCAGAGAGGTGATAAACTATGCGCATAGGTAAAATAAGGACATAACAGATGTCCGCAATAGACAGATTTCTCAGAAAGACCTTAGAGGGTGAAGTGCCCTTCTGGTGACAGAATGCCCACAATGCCAAGACATTCCCAGGCACAGCAATGAAGAAGATCAGTATGTAAAACATGGAGAGGATAACATCCCACAATGGCAGAGTTGTTCTGTATAACCCTTCGGTCTCATCCCAATTGGAAATATTCATAGCTGTCATAGCAAGGACCAATCTAgtgcagaaaaaagaaaacgtttAGTTATTACTCTCAGAACATATAGGTTTGACTTAATAAATTTGAATTAtattaagtgtttatttctgttgataTTTGTgaatatggcttacagctaattaaaaaacacaattcagtttttcagaaaattgGAATGATATATTGCATGATACCAATAAAACTGgtttggaaaaatatatatatgaatttGGGGAAATAATTTGTTATTCCAATTTATTAAGATGCACCTAAATatcatataaaaaaatacactaTGTTGCCAAAAGTATTAAGATTCGCCTTCAAATCACTGAATTCGGGTGCTCCAATGACTTCTATAGCCACTAAGGCATGCAGACCACTTctacaataatttttttaatggtcGCTAGATGCCACCTGTTCAGCAAGCCCATGGTCAACTGTTAGTATCGTAACAAAGTGAAAGCAATTAGGAACAAAAGCAACTCAGCCACAAAACAATTATAGAGCGGGATCAACAAGTCCAGGTGATGGTATGAGTTTACATCGCCAGACAGCTGCTTTCAAATCTTACATCAACAAGTGCAATACAAAGGTTGGTTGCTATGGTTCATTGCAGTGGTTTAAACCACACCACCAACGGACTCTAAAGAAGTGGAGACAGGTTCTCTGGACTGATGAGTCATGCTTCTCTGTCATGCAATCCAATGGGTGGGTCTAGGTTTGCCGGTTGCCAGGAGAAAGAGACTTATCTGACTGCATTGTGCCAAGTGCAAACTTGGTGGAGGGAGGAATGTGGTATAAAGTTAGTGACCAGGGGTTGGGCTTGGAGTCTTATTTCCAATGAATGAAACTTAATGCTGCAGCATACAACGGCATTTTGGACAATTACATGCTCCCACCTATGTAAAAACACTCTGAAATTACTGTGCACCGGTGCAGAAACTAAGGTCCATAAGGGAGTGAGTAAGTGGACAAACTTTGACTGGCTTGCACCAAGCCCTGATCTAAAACTGATGGAACACCTTTGCATTGACCGAGGGCCAGGCCTTTTATCCAATATCAGAAGATGGAGATTGAAATATGgctttaatgatgtattaaaaccATCATTAAAGTTCATATATGTGGAAAGCCAagaatctaaacatttttggcAATATTGTGTATAATAATGACAGAATTGTCTCACAATTGTGATAAGAAAATGTGACCTTCCAGGAAAGAGGAACTACTCAGTTTCCTCTTTGTAGCCAATGTATGTTTTCATTGCTTTACTGAGAGTTACTGTGATAAAGTGTGACAACAATTGTCAAGAGCATTTAAATATGACATCTTTTCTTATAATTTATACTTTAATTTTATATGACTTCAATGTTCTAAGGCTATTTATCACAAAGTACAGCATTTAAACAACTGTCTAGTGTAGATAAAAACTagaaaaagcagcaaaaagTTTTACAACTTTAAGGATACATTTAGAGCACAACAATCTTACCTGTAATTGGAGCTGGACCCAGTTCTAAATATGCTCACCAAGAGTGGGGGACTTCAGTGTTTGAGTAAGAAACTGATAAAGCCACACAGAAGTGAGAAGTCTACCAGAACGGTGTGTGTGCATCAGCCTTTatattcacacacaaacacacacactggttTACCCACACGTTTCCATGTTAAGCAGgaagcaaaacagaaaatatatttttttaataattaacaaaggtTCAGTGCACTTGATGCATGCAAGTCTTTATTTGCGTTTGCTACTCCAACACACCTTTAACCACATTGTTCATTTATATCATGATTTAAAGCTTTacaagaaaaagagaaacaaaaccaaaatatttacaaaatctATCTGTGCAAAcatatttttgtctcttttacATCACTCTCCTAAAGTATTTCAAAGGCATGCATACAAATAAACTTTggtatgttaaaaaaaagacaactacTTATTTTCTTAGTAAAAGCATTTGCTGGTATGCACATGTAGTTGAAACAAATTTAGCGCTTGGTTTTCAGTACAGTTCACATGAACAGCAATAATACATGTTAACACAACTTTTGTCCACTGACGTCGGCCGTCACACCAAGAAGAGAGCGTGTAAATTTTCCAAAAGTACATGATTGTAGTTAGGCATGAAGTGAGCCAGTATACAGCTACTTTGGCAAATAGgcacaataaaatgaaaacttgCATTAATGATGAGTACAGCTGATAATCTGTAAAAGAAGCTGGCAGTTcatgtttgttaaaaataaaaaaatactctaGGAAATCTAAGTTAATCATGAGTTTCATCTTAAAATTTTGTATAAATTCATTAAAGGCTTTTACTTTTCATCCTGAACATAAGAAATATAGAGGATTAAATATACTAGTTAttaaatttctctttttttcaaaattaaaagaatttaCATGATATTGTGATTGTAAATTAACTCTATATTCCCTGTTTATGACTACTGCAAAAATATATAGATTTTCAGCACAATTAAAACCTTTCACTTCAACTGCAAAGTCAATCTACAATGTTGTCTaagatacataaaaaaaaaaagtataatgtTGGTCATCCGGTACACTAAAAGTCCAAACAAGTGAACAGAAAATGAGAGGAAACAAACAGTGCGCAAATGCCAGTGTCAAAATATAAACAGAGGGAGTGCATCATTTTAATAATactttcaaataacaaaaaaagtccaatgacagaagaaaaaaaacaaaaaaacaactgaaagtaTATTACATGGAATATATTCAGGTCTACCTGCTGTGCTATAAAGCACACGGGGTGACAATGTGGCTAAGTTGTGTCCTTAGCTGCTGTGGCTGTTGGGATGGAGGATTTGCCGCTGCTGCCGTTGTGCGATCTGTAGCTGGTGAAGCTGGGAGTGTGTATGGTGCGGATGCTCTTCCCACCTGGGCCCAACGGTGTGGGAGACAGAGGGGAGGGGGAGAAGGAGGAGAATGaagcggaggaggaggaggaggaggaggagtgcaCTCGACCGTTCTGAGTCTGTGAGGAGAATGAGAGAGCTTTACCTGTGTGTTGTGAAGGTGCGGGGAGTTTGAGGGATCCGTTAGAC encodes the following:
- the si:dkey-96n2.3 gene encoding uracil nucleotide/cysteinyl leukotriene receptor encodes the protein MTAMNISNWDETEGLYRTTLPLWDVILSMFYILIFFIAVPGNVLALWAFCHQKGTSPSKVFLRNLSIADICYVLILPMRIVYHLSDNHWPFGNILCQLSGFLFYLNMYCSLYLMSFISLDRLLAVILPLRSQFVRKPLYANISVAILWVMVIVSMIPSLFSKKNQDNSANNCSMLYLERTSSKALISTMVAFLIPFSTIVITYVVILLKLRNLKQQEERPVKDKAVKMIILVVMNFLFAFVPYHICRIIYAQRIGGSMESLKRANQITSALTCISGVLDPVMYFFLNKMYRNTFLHLFCKTRRCDLSV